One region of Candidatus Nitrospira nitrosa genomic DNA includes:
- a CDS encoding AbrB/MazE/SpoVT family DNA-binding domain-containing protein → MKTTIDTAGRLVIPKELRREAGLQPGTELEIRWRQGLIEIEPAPLPVKLKKRGRFLVALPDLPIERLTSETVERTRRQLTRNRAASSRPV, encoded by the coding sequence ATGAAAACCACCATAGATACGGCTGGAAGATTGGTCATTCCGAAAGAACTGCGTCGAGAGGCTGGGTTACAGCCTGGTACCGAGCTGGAGATCCGCTGGCGGCAAGGGCTAATTGAAATCGAGCCGGCACCACTCCCCGTCAAACTGAAGAAACGTGGCCGATTCCTCGTCGCTCTACCAGATCTGCCGATCGAGCGTCTCACGAGTGAAACCGTCGAACGGACACGTCGACAGCTCACCCGTAACAGAGCAGCCTCCTCTAGACCGGTATGA
- a CDS encoding PIN domain-containing protein: MSRFLPDTSVMVATVCTWHEHHDRAITEMERRLAERGSLVLATPALIETYAVLTRLPPPHRISPRDAMALIETNFVTEGTLAGMDNKIVRPLLREAADHDIAGGRTYDWVIAACARAARVQTILTFNARDFSSFRLDGIEIRTP, encoded by the coding sequence ATGAGTCGTTTTCTTCCCGACACCAGTGTCATGGTCGCGACAGTGTGCACCTGGCATGAGCACCATGATCGCGCTATTACAGAAATGGAACGTCGACTGGCGGAGCGGGGATCGCTGGTGTTGGCGACACCAGCCTTGATTGAGACGTATGCTGTGCTGACCAGACTTCCACCGCCCCATCGCATCTCGCCTCGAGACGCGATGGCCCTTATCGAAACGAACTTCGTCACCGAAGGAACGCTAGCAGGCATGGATAACAAAATCGTTAGGCCGCTGCTCCGAGAGGCTGCGGACCACGACATCGCCGGTGGTCGGACCTATGACTGGGTTATCGCCGCTTGTGCCCGAGCAGCGCGAGTGCAGACCATACTCACCTTCAATGCACGGGACTTCTCAAGTTTTCGTCTAGACGGCATCGAGATTCGTACTCCGTAA